A window from Fusarium musae strain F31 chromosome 8, whole genome shotgun sequence encodes these proteins:
- the MDR2 gene encoding multidrug-resistance transporter mdr2 (EggNog:ENOG41) — MVSGVARRVLLPRLAEPSQVSLATSRYQLGASFYKSGALPLQSRLFHASSTRQAALPPFSIAAFRSSANNSLPRNQLSLAHSRPSQFGPISHALRQFSTAPRLSQEIQTKVEEGAKKPVELEANRAIAQDEHKQEFTKSEKAARAAQVNLAAKLSKEGKQAGKAGTDEIVRLIKIARPEIRWLGIAFVFLVISSSVTMLIPFSVGRILDLATKGESEDVRLFGLTMNQFFFGLGTVLTIGAMANFGRVVLLRIVGERVVARLRSQLYRRTYVQDAEFFDANRVGDLISRLSSDTVIVGKSVTQNLSDGLRALFSGGAGFAIMVWTSPKLTGLLLLMFPPIAVGAFIYGRAIRNVSRSIQKNLGTLTKIAEERLGNVKTSQAFVGEVQEIGRYNNQIRKIFALGKKESLIAATFFASTGWAGNMTILAMLIVGGGFVRSGAMSLGDLTSFMMYTAFAGSSLFGLSGFYSELMKGVGAASRLFELQDRKPGIPQTVGVRVKSAQGPIKFTDVSFAYPTRPAVRIFNGLDFEIPSGSNVCVVGPSGGGKSTVASLLLRFYNPTSGTITINGQDISGMNVKSLRRRIGMVSQEPVLFSGTIAENIAYGKPQASRFDIISAARRANCNFISDLPDGLETQVGARGSQLSGGQKQRIAIARALLKDPDILILDEATSALDAESETLVNEALAGLLRGRNTTISIAHRLSTIKRSDQIIVLNSEGKVAEIGSYKQLASDKDSAFSKLMEWQMSGGEVSKDGGSTASRAHITEAEELEDDLERDDEEDSLEHEEENRDSKDEEKRP, encoded by the coding sequence ATGGTCTCGGGAGTAGCACGCCGTGTGCTGCTCCCACGCCTCGCCGAGCCCTCACAAGTGTCTCTGGCTACGTCGCGATATCAATTAGGAGCTTCTTTCTACAAGTCCGGAGCTCTACCTCTTCAGTCGAGGCTTTTCCACGCTTCCAGCACCCGTCAAGCCGCTCTACCTCCGTTCTCAATCGCTGCATTTCGGTCATCGGCAAATAATTCCCTACCTCGTAATCAGCTTTCCCTCGCGCACAGTCGGCCCTCCCAGTTTGGTCCCATTTCGCACGCCTTGCGACAGTTCTCGACGGCACCTCGTCTATCGCAGGAAATACAGACCAAGGTCGAAGAAGGCGCCAAGAAACCTGTCGAACTTGAAGCTAATCGAGCTATCGCCCAAGATGAGCACAAACAAGAGTTTACCAAGAGCGAAAAGGCTGCTCGGGCGGCGCAGGTCAACCTGGCTGCTAAGCTCTCCAAGGAGGGAAAGCAAGCTGGTAAAGCTGGTACGGATGAAATCGTGCGACTGATCAAGATTGCTCGCCCTGAAATCCGCTGGCTCGGTATCGCCTTTGTCTTTCTGGTAATATCTTCTAGTGTCACCATGTTGATTCCCTTTTCTGTTGGCCGAATTTTGGATCTTGCTACCAAGGGTGAATCTGAGGATGTCCGTCTTTTTGGCTTGACCATGAACCAGTTCTTCTTTGGTTTGGGTACTGTCTTGACTATTGGAGCTATGGCCAACTTTGGTCGAGTTGTCCTTCTCCGAATTGTCGGCGAGCGCGTGGTCGCAAGACTTCGATCTCAACTTTATCGGCGTACTTATGTCCAGGATGCTGAATTTTTCGATGCAAACCGAGTGGGAGATCTTATTTCACGGCTCAGTTCCGATACAGTTATTGTTGGAAAGTCTGTGACACAGAATCTCAGTGATGGTCTTCGCGCCCTCTTCAGTGGAGGTGCAGGTTTTGCTATTATGGTCTGGACAAGCCCCAAATTGACTGGTCTTTTGCTGCTTATGTTCCCTCCCATCGCAGTTGGAGCCTTCATCTACGGTCGCGCTATTCGAAATGTCAGCAGGTCGATTCAAAAGAACTTGGGTACTCTTACCAAGATCGCTGAGGAACGACTTGGTAACGTCAAGACCAGTCAAGCGTTTGTCGGTGAAGTGCAGGAAATCGGTCGTTACAATAATCAAATCCGGAAGATCTTTGCTCTTGGCAAGAAGGAGTCACTTATTGCTGCCACCTTCTTTGCTTCGACCGGTTGGGCTGGTAACATGACCATTCTTGCGATGCTCATCGTTGGAGGTGGCTTCGTACGCAGCGGGGCCATGTCGCTCGGAGATCTCACCTCATTCATGATGTACACAGCTTTCGCAGGTTCAAGCTTGTTTGGTTTGTCGGGTTTCTACTCAGAGCTCATGAAAGGGGTTGGTGCCGCAAGCCGACTCTTCGAGCTCCAGGACCGCAAACCAGGAATTCCACAAACAGTCGGTGTTCGAGTCAAATCAGCACAGGGCCCAATCAAGTTCACTGATGTCAGCTTCGCTTATCCTACTCGACCTGCTGTCAGAATCTTTAACGGACTGGACTTCGAAATTCCTTCAGGCAGCAATGTCTGTGTTGTTGGCCCATCAGGAGGTGGCAAATCAACAGTAGCATCTTTACTATTACGATTCTACAATCCGACGTCGGGAACTATCACCATCAATGGCCAGGATATATCTGGAATGAACGTCAAGTCTCTGCGAAGGAGGATCGGTATGGTTTCTCAAGAACCTGTTCTCTTCTCTGGAACTATCGCCGAGAACATTGCCTATGGAAAGCCTCAGGCCAGCCGTTTCGATATCATTTCTGCTGCTCGAAGAGCCAACTGCAACTTCATCAGCGATCTGCCTGACGGGTTAGAAACCCAGGTTGGTGCTCGAGGCTCCCAGCTCTCTGGAGGTCAAAAGCAGCGAATCGCCATCGCACGAGCTCTTCTTAAAGATCCTGATATCCTGATTCTCGACGAGGCTACATCAGCGCTAGATGCGGAGTCTGAGACTCTTGTCAATGAGGCTTTGGCTGGCCTCCTACGTGGCCGTAACACCACTATCTCTATCGCCCACCGTCTCTCTACTATCAAAAGATCTGACCAAATCATTGTTCTCAACAGCGAGGGTAAAGTGGCCGAGATCGGTAGCTACAAGCAGCTGGCCTCTGACAAGGACAGCGCATTTAGCAAGCTCATGGAGTGGCAGATGAGTGGCGGAGAGGTTTCCAAGGATGGTGGCTCGACTGCCTCCCGGGCACATATAACAGAGGCcgaggagctcgaggatGATCTAGAAagggacgatgaagaagatagtCTTGAGCACGAGGAAGAGAACAGGGACTcaaaggatgaggagaagcgtCCTTGA
- a CDS encoding hypothetical protein (EggNog:ENOG41~BUSCO:EOG092638EN~MEROPS:MER0036114), with the protein MSTETEGTFEVADASLHTKTWTPEGPIKAYLVHVHGFSDHVNWYNDVYRIVASHGIQVFGFDQRGWGRSVKQPSDKGNTGPTSRVIADIAAFIESKLPSDVPVFVLGHSMGGGEVITLAADPQYAKLVSQVRGWLLEAPFIGFAPEEVPSSFKVFAGRLAGKILPKFQLKHVLDVANLTRRPEVAKGFKEDPLCHDTGTLEGLASLLDRTGALQSGSVKLGKEVRSLWLGHGDHDKACSYQAAIDFAQKQDIEDKTVKTYVGGYHALHVDLCQEEYAKDITDWILERSSQDQKPIEAKL; encoded by the exons ATGTCGACCGAGACCGAGGGTACTTTCGAGGTGGCAGATGCCAGCCTCCATACCAAGACCTGGACT CCCGAAGGTCCCATCAAAGCATATTTGGTGCATGTCCATGGCTTCAGCGATCATGTCAATTGGTACAATGACGTATATCGAATCGTAGCTTCGCATGGCATACAAGTATTTGGCTTCGATCAAAGAGGTTGGGGCCGAAGTGTGAAGCAGCCCTCCGACAAGGGAAATACTGGTCCAACATCACGCGTCATTGCAGATATCGCCGCTTTTATTGAGAGCAAACTGCCTTCGGATGTCCCGGTCTTTGTTCTGGGCCACTCTATGGGCGGCGGCGAGGTCATCACACTTGCTGCTGACCCTCAATATGCCAAACTCGTGAGCCAAGTTCGCGGCTGGTTGCTCGAGGCACCATTCATCGGATTCGCCCCTGAGGAAGTCCCAAGTTCGTTCAAGGTCTTTGCAGGGCGACTAGCTGGTAAAATCCTTCCCAAGTTTCAGCTCAAACACGTACTCGATGTTGCCAACCTGACGCGAAGGCCAGAGGTGGCCAAGGGTTTCAAAGAAGATCCTCTGTGCCACGATACAGGCACACTGGAAGGGTTGGCCTCGCTCCTGGATCGCACAGGAGCTCTTCAGTCAGGTTCCGTGAAGCTGGGTAAAGAGGTCAGGTCGCTTTGGCTTGGCCATGGCGACCACGATAAAGCGTGCAGCTACCAGGCGGCCATAGATTTCGCCCAGAAACAAGATATCGAGGACAAGACCGTCAAGACGTACGTGGGGGGTTATCATGCGCTACATGTCGACCTGTGCCAGGAGGAATATGCCAAAGATATCACTGACTGGATCTTGGAAAGGAGCAGCCAAGACCAGAAACCGATCGAGGCCAAGCTATAG